A region of Selenomonadales bacterium 4137-cl DNA encodes the following proteins:
- the hemZ gene encoding coproporphyrinogen dehydrogenase HemZ: protein MKVNGYYLPAADDGLAGAVADAATLFSIPAAGVLAGGDIDALLPADAVFIRNTVTGGADKAVVTEVFFRREDGALGCHTRRAREGDEEAAAAAQRLVRLNLLAILKLITGRNPGPWGILRGVRPIKIVHRLLDNGLSLGQAADRLAADYAVEPDKARLIAAIGLRQRPFLHSGREGRRLVSVYVGVPYCPSRCLYCSFPANVLPADHAKVAAFLSALETDIAAAADLIARRGLAAETVYIGGGTPTSLGDADFARLLEKVRGAFVSAATREFTVEAGRPDCITDNKVSAMATSGVTRVSVNPQTMQEKTLKLIGRNHTVRDIIVMFRKIRSAGIPIINMDIIAGLPEETERDMAATMADIAALAPDNITVHTLAIKRGSRLAAGCDGVALPDERTTAAMMAIAADGARAMGQLPYYLYRQKYMTGNLENVGYALPGAECIYNIQIIEERQTIIGVGPAAATKAVAADYRLDSCYNPKDVATYIANIDHYIRRREELLAALFSR from the coding sequence GTGAAGGTTAACGGGTATTACTTGCCGGCTGCCGATGACGGTCTGGCGGGCGCGGTGGCCGACGCCGCCACGCTGTTCTCCATTCCCGCCGCCGGCGTTTTGGCCGGCGGCGATATTGACGCCCTTCTTCCCGCGGACGCCGTATTTATCCGTAACACGGTGACAGGCGGTGCGGACAAGGCAGTCGTTACCGAGGTGTTTTTCCGGCGCGAAGACGGTGCCCTGGGCTGCCACACCAGGCGGGCGAGGGAGGGGGACGAGGAGGCGGCGGCGGCCGCCCAGCGACTCGTCCGCCTTAATCTGCTCGCTATCCTGAAGCTAATTACCGGGCGCAACCCGGGTCCTTGGGGCATCCTCCGCGGCGTGCGGCCGATAAAGATCGTCCATCGCCTGCTGGACAACGGACTCAGCCTCGGGCAAGCCGCCGACCGGCTGGCGGCCGACTACGCCGTCGAGCCGGACAAGGCCCGTCTTATCGCCGCGATCGGCCTTAGACAGCGCCCCTTCCTGCATTCGGGCCGGGAAGGCCGGCGGCTGGTGAGCGTATACGTCGGTGTACCCTACTGCCCATCGCGGTGTCTGTACTGTTCCTTTCCCGCTAACGTATTGCCTGCCGACCATGCAAAGGTGGCGGCTTTTTTAAGTGCCCTGGAGACCGATATCGCGGCCGCCGCTGATCTTATCGCCCGCCGGGGACTGGCGGCCGAGACGGTGTATATCGGCGGCGGCACTCCGACCAGCCTCGGCGACGCCGACTTCGCCCGGCTGCTAGAGAAGGTGCGCGGAGCGTTCGTAAGCGCCGCCACGCGCGAGTTTACGGTTGAGGCCGGGCGCCCCGACTGCATCACCGACAACAAGGTTTCTGCCATGGCTACGTCGGGGGTTACGCGGGTAAGCGTCAATCCGCAGACGATGCAGGAAAAAACCTTAAAACTTATTGGACGAAACCATACCGTCCGCGATATAATAGTAATGTTTAGGAAAATACGCTCTGCGGGCATCCCGATTATTAACATGGACATAATCGCCGGCCTGCCGGAAGAAACAGAGCGGGATATGGCCGCGACCATGGCGGACATTGCCGCGCTGGCGCCCGACAACATCACGGTCCACACTTTGGCGATCAAGCGGGGCTCGCGTCTTGCCGCCGGCTGCGACGGTGTGGCGCTGCCGGACGAGCGCACCACCGCCGCCATGATGGCCATCGCCGCCGATGGGGCCCGGGCCATGGGGCAGTTACCTTATTACCTTTACCGCCAGAAATATATGACCGGCAACCTGGAAAACGTGGGCTACGCCCTCCCGGGCGCCGAATGCATCTACAACATCCAGATAATCGAGGAGCGGCAGACGATCATCGGCGTAGGACCGGCGGCCGCCACCAAGGCCGTCGCCGCCGACTACCGCCTCGACAGCTGCTACAATCCCAAAGACGTCGCTACCTATATCGCCAACATCGACCACTACATACGGCGGCGGGAGGAACTCCTCGCCGCGCTGTTCAGCCGCTAA
- a CDS encoding AI-2E family transporter, producing MSKPYFIWLKLVVVLAAFYLLSKVTPIYLPIILAIVFAFIINPLASRLARLRAGSRFLMPHGLAVALAIAVAIGVLTAVISFIFSPFVSEFNRLIVNLPALIQKIQALTGRLEEQANSISLPANIRLIIDQILSSAASYAVTLGRRVLGATVGFASKVVELVVVPVLTYYFLKDWRALKSSAIEALPPDWRDRGRVIIEEMGATVSGYIRGQAVVSVLMGFLAFVGMYFLGVDYPLVFGLLAALTETIPIVGPIIGAAPAVFLAYLATPELAAKVIIFFLVIHQLENHIIVPKIMGKSIDLHPVTVIISLLIGGQLMGVVGMILAVPAAALLKVLYRHLWRYE from the coding sequence GTGTCCAAACCGTACTTCATCTGGCTAAAGTTAGTCGTTGTACTGGCGGCCTTCTATCTACTAAGCAAGGTCACGCCAATATACCTGCCGATTATCCTCGCCATTGTGTTCGCGTTTATTATCAATCCGCTGGCCAGCCGCCTAGCGCGCCTGCGGGCCGGCAGCCGTTTCCTTATGCCGCACGGCCTGGCGGTAGCTTTGGCTATCGCCGTCGCCATCGGCGTGCTGACGGCGGTGATAAGCTTTATCTTTTCCCCGTTCGTGAGCGAGTTCAACCGCCTGATCGTCAATTTGCCTGCGCTGATTCAGAAAATCCAGGCGCTCACCGGGCGGCTTGAGGAACAGGCCAACTCGATAAGTCTGCCCGCCAACATCAGGCTGATTATCGACCAGATATTGTCGAGCGCGGCCTCTTACGCCGTCACGCTGGGACGGCGCGTCCTGGGTGCCACCGTAGGCTTCGCGTCCAAGGTGGTGGAACTGGTGGTTGTTCCGGTGCTTACTTATTATTTCCTCAAGGACTGGCGCGCGCTCAAATCATCGGCGATCGAAGCACTGCCGCCCGATTGGCGCGACAGGGGCCGCGTAATCATCGAGGAGATGGGGGCGACGGTAAGCGGCTATATTCGCGGGCAGGCCGTCGTCAGCGTTTTGATGGGCTTTCTCGCCTTCGTCGGCATGTACTTCCTTGGGGTCGACTATCCGCTCGTTTTCGGGCTGCTGGCCGCGCTCACCGAAACTATCCCGATCGTCGGTCCGATTATCGGCGCCGCCCCGGCGGTATTTCTGGCCTATCTCGCCACTCCCGAACTGGCGGCGAAGGTTATCATCTTTTTCCTGGTGATCCACCAACTCGAAAATCACATCATCGTTCCCAAGATAATGGGCAAGTCGATCGATCTGCACCCGGTGACGGTCATTATCAGTCTGCTTATCGGCGGCCAGCTCATGGGGGTCGTGGGCATGATCCTGGCGGTCCCGGCGGCGGCGCTGCTGAAAGTGCTCTACAGGCATCTGTGGCGGTATGAGTGA
- the hisS gene encoding histidine--tRNA ligase, whose product MEISAPRGTKDIMPDSSSHWQYVERTAREVCRAYGYREIRTPVFEHTELFLRGIGETTDIVQKEMYTFTDKGGRSITLRPENTAGTVRAYLEHKLYGESQPSKLYYIGPMFRYDKPQAGRFRQFHQFGIEAIGSPGPIVDAEIILAAVEFFTRLGLKDLNLFINSVGCPKCRPVYRAKIQDALRGSLGEFCEDCRSRFDRNPMRILDCKNEKCQQLSKDAPRLADCLCDECRDHFAGLQTVLTAAGVDYQLNPRLVRGLDYYTKTAFEIQYPPLGAQSAVCGGGRYDGLIEEIGGSPTPAIGYAIGLERVILALEKQGLLPSTETGIAVFVAAFDDKTRVQAFKLAAELRKAGLACEMDYLGRGLKAQLKQANRYPARFVAIIGEEEAAQNKVALKNMQTGEQQLVDAGQVEQKIRAEMED is encoded by the coding sequence ATGGAGATTTCCGCGCCGCGGGGCACGAAAGATATAATGCCGGACAGCAGCAGCCACTGGCAGTACGTGGAGAGGACGGCCCGCGAAGTGTGCCGGGCTTATGGCTACCGCGAGATCCGTACGCCGGTATTCGAGCATACCGAGCTATTTCTGCGGGGCATCGGCGAGACGACCGACATTGTTCAGAAGGAAATGTACACCTTCACCGACAAGGGCGGCCGGAGCATCACCCTGCGGCCGGAGAACACCGCCGGCACTGTCCGCGCCTACCTTGAACACAAGCTTTACGGCGAAAGCCAGCCGTCCAAGCTGTACTATATCGGCCCGATGTTCCGCTATGACAAGCCCCAGGCCGGCCGTTTCCGCCAGTTTCACCAGTTCGGCATTGAGGCGATCGGCTCCCCCGGCCCGATCGTCGATGCCGAGATTATCCTGGCGGCGGTCGAGTTTTTCACCCGGCTGGGCCTCAAGGATCTTAATCTGTTTATCAATTCGGTCGGCTGCCCCAAATGCCGCCCGGTCTACCGCGCCAAAATCCAGGATGCTTTGAGGGGGAGCCTCGGCGAGTTCTGCGAGGACTGCCGCTCCCGTTTCGACCGCAATCCGATGCGCATTCTCGACTGCAAGAACGAAAAGTGCCAGCAGCTTTCCAAGGACGCGCCCCGGCTGGCCGACTGCCTGTGCGACGAGTGCCGCGACCACTTCGCCGGCCTCCAGACGGTGCTGACCGCCGCAGGTGTCGATTATCAGCTCAACCCGCGGTTGGTGCGCGGCCTCGACTACTACACCAAGACGGCCTTTGAAATCCAGTACCCGCCGCTGGGCGCCCAGAGCGCCGTGTGCGGCGGCGGCCGCTACGACGGGCTGATCGAGGAGATCGGCGGCAGCCCAACCCCCGCCATCGGCTATGCCATCGGTCTGGAGAGGGTGATCCTGGCCTTGGAAAAGCAGGGCTTGCTGCCGTCAACCGAGACGGGAATCGCCGTTTTCGTGGCGGCGTTCGACGACAAGACGCGCGTGCAGGCTTTCAAATTGGCTGCCGAGCTCAGGAAGGCCGGCCTTGCCTGCGAGATGGACTACCTCGGGCGCGGCCTCAAGGCCCAGCTAAAACAGGCCAACCGTTATCCGGCCCGCTTCGTGGCCATCATCGGCGAAGAAGAGGCGGCCCAGAACAAAGTCGCGCTAAAGAACATGCAGACCGGCGAGCAGCAACTTGTCGACGCCGGTCAGGTGGAACAGAAGATACGCGCGGAGATGGAGGATTAA
- a CDS encoding bifunctional (p)ppGpp synthetase/guanosine-3',5'-bis(diphosphate) 3'-pyrophosphohydrolase, with amino-acid sequence MSSEPAVGIRDLIGQIKTYLPEEAAAPVERAYRFAQAAHEGQKRVSGEEYISHPLGVAKILADLQLDAVTISAALLHDVVEDTVVTAEELEKQFGKEVAMLVDGVTKLSRIEYKSKEEQQLENYRKMFLAMAKDIRVVLIKLADRLHNMRTLKFMPTEKQRETARETLEIFAPLAHRLGIFRVKWELEDLAFRYLEPDNYYKLVDEVKQKRAEREEMIGEAVVLLRERLEAMGIKAEIQGRPKNFYSIFKKMQKDHKDLGEIYDLSAVRVVVDNVKDCYGALGIVHTLWKPLPYRFKDFIAMPKSNLYQSLHTTVIGPSGQPLEIQIRTWEMHRISEYGIAAHWRYKEGGKSADKDYEQKLSWLRQLLEWQQDLRDPREFMETVRLDVLTDEVFVFTPRGDVIDLPAGSNPIDFAYRVHTEVGHRCTGARVNNKMVPLETKLNNGDIVEIITSKQAGGPSRDWLNIVASSDTKNKIRQWFKKEKREENIAKGREMLERESKRLGYEISELTKSDRLEDLARKLNWGSAEDLVAALGYGGQSLPGVMTKLVEAYRKAQRSAAPADLATIVAEVKPKKTKSKSSHGILVKGEAGVMVRLARCCNPVPGDEIVGYITRGRGVSVHRTDCPNLLGSREEFERMIEVEWDIVPDSLYRVPVEISCVDRAGVLSEILMMTSEAKINVSSVNAKTHKNKLATIYLSLEIGSLSQLENIMNKMRKVKDVYSVQRAAPIAGGAP; translated from the coding sequence TTGAGCAGTGAACCGGCGGTCGGCATCAGGGATCTGATCGGCCAAATCAAGACATATCTGCCGGAAGAAGCGGCTGCGCCGGTCGAACGGGCGTATCGCTTCGCCCAGGCCGCCCACGAGGGGCAGAAACGGGTCTCTGGGGAGGAATATATCTCCCATCCTCTGGGGGTCGCTAAAATCCTTGCCGACCTCCAGCTCGACGCCGTCACCATCAGCGCCGCCCTTCTCCACGATGTCGTCGAGGATACCGTGGTGACAGCCGAGGAGCTGGAAAAGCAGTTCGGCAAGGAAGTGGCCATGCTGGTCGACGGAGTCACCAAGCTGAGTCGCATCGAGTACAAATCCAAGGAAGAACAGCAACTTGAAAACTACCGCAAGATGTTCCTGGCTATGGCCAAGGACATCCGCGTGGTGCTGATAAAACTCGCCGACCGTCTGCACAATATGCGGACACTTAAGTTCATGCCGACCGAGAAGCAGCGGGAAACGGCCCGGGAGACGCTGGAGATATTTGCCCCCCTGGCTCACCGGCTGGGTATTTTCCGCGTCAAATGGGAGCTTGAGGACCTGGCTTTCCGCTATCTTGAACCGGATAACTATTACAAGCTTGTCGACGAAGTCAAGCAGAAGCGGGCCGAACGCGAGGAGATGATCGGCGAGGCTGTCGTGCTGTTGCGCGAGCGCCTGGAAGCGATGGGGATCAAGGCCGAGATCCAGGGACGGCCGAAGAACTTTTACAGCATCTTCAAAAAGATGCAGAAAGATCATAAAGACCTCGGCGAAATATACGACCTGTCGGCGGTCCGCGTCGTCGTCGACAACGTCAAGGACTGCTACGGCGCCCTCGGCATCGTCCATACCCTTTGGAAGCCTCTGCCGTACCGGTTCAAGGATTTCATCGCCATGCCCAAATCCAACCTCTACCAGTCGCTGCATACCACCGTCATCGGCCCTTCAGGGCAGCCGCTGGAAATCCAGATCAGGACCTGGGAAATGCACCGTATCTCCGAATACGGCATTGCCGCCCACTGGCGCTACAAGGAAGGCGGCAAAAGCGCCGACAAGGATTACGAACAGAAGCTGTCATGGCTGCGGCAGCTACTCGAATGGCAGCAGGATCTGCGGGATCCGCGGGAATTCATGGAGACCGTCAGGCTCGATGTCCTTACCGACGAAGTCTTCGTGTTCACTCCCCGGGGCGACGTCATCGATCTGCCGGCAGGCTCCAATCCCATCGATTTCGCCTACCGCGTCCACACCGAAGTCGGCCACCGCTGCACCGGTGCGCGGGTCAACAATAAGATGGTGCCGTTGGAGACGAAGCTCAACAACGGCGACATCGTCGAGATCATCACCAGCAAGCAGGCCGGCGGCCCCAGCCGCGACTGGCTGAATATCGTCGCCTCCTCGGACACGAAAAACAAAATCCGCCAGTGGTTCAAGAAGGAAAAGCGCGAGGAGAACATCGCCAAGGGCCGCGAAATGCTCGAAAGAGAGAGCAAGCGGCTGGGTTACGAAATATCCGAGTTGACTAAAAGCGACCGGCTTGAGGATTTGGCCAGGAAGCTCAACTGGGGCAGCGCGGAAGATCTGGTGGCCGCCCTCGGCTACGGCGGGCAATCGCTGCCGGGGGTAATGACCAAGCTTGTCGAGGCTTACCGCAAGGCACAGCGGTCCGCCGCCCCCGCCGACCTAGCCACGATCGTCGCCGAGGTAAAACCGAAAAAGACCAAGAGCAAGTCGAGCCACGGCATCCTCGTCAAGGGCGAGGCCGGGGTGATGGTGCGGCTGGCCCGCTGCTGCAACCCCGTGCCGGGCGACGAGATCGTCGGCTACATCACCCGCGGCCGAGGCGTGTCCGTGCACCGCACCGATTGTCCCAACCTCCTCGGCAGCCGCGAGGAATTCGAGCGGATGATCGAGGTTGAATGGGACATCGTTCCCGACAGCCTCTATCGCGTGCCGGTGGAGATCTCCTGCGTCGACCGCGCCGGAGTCTTGTCCGAGATACTGATGATGACGTCCGAAGCCAAAATCAACGTCAGCTCGGTCAACGCCAAAACCCACAAGAACAAGCTGGCCACCATTTATCTCAGTTTGGAGATTGGCAGCCTCAGCCAGTTGGAGAATATAATGAACAAGATGCGCAAGGTCAAGGATGTTTACAGCGTCCAGCGCGCCGCCCCGATAGCTGGAGGGGCGCCGTGA
- a CDS encoding MBL fold metallo-hydrolase: MKIVKLEVGSLGTNCYIVFTEETREAAVIDPGGSVAEILGVVGKEKLTVKYIINTHGHADHVLGNMRLKEATGAPILIHEADADMLTSGQLNLSAWIGGSVSCGPADTLLKEGDVIKVGQGLELAVIHTPGHTPGCICLKTDGVLFSGDTLFAESIGRTDFPGGSYSQLINNVKEKLLILDDSVKVYPGHGPETSIGRERKMNPFIQ; encoded by the coding sequence ATGAAGATTGTCAAACTGGAAGTCGGCAGCCTCGGCACAAACTGCTACATCGTATTCACCGAGGAAACCAGGGAAGCGGCGGTAATCGATCCCGGCGGCAGTGTGGCGGAGATTCTCGGCGTCGTCGGGAAGGAGAAGCTTACTGTCAAGTATATTATCAATACCCATGGCCATGCCGATCACGTTCTCGGTAACATGCGCCTGAAAGAGGCGACCGGCGCTCCCATCCTCATCCATGAGGCTGATGCCGATATGCTGACAAGCGGGCAGCTCAATTTATCGGCCTGGATAGGCGGCAGCGTGTCCTGCGGCCCCGCCGACACCCTGCTCAAGGAAGGCGACGTCATAAAAGTCGGCCAGGGCCTCGAACTGGCCGTCATTCACACTCCCGGCCATACGCCGGGCTGCATCTGCCTGAAGACCGACGGTGTTCTGTTCAGCGGCGACACACTGTTCGCCGAGTCGATCGGCCGTACCGATTTCCCCGGCGGCTCTTACAGCCAGCTGATCAACAACGTCAAGGAAAAGCTCCTTATTCTCGACGACAGCGTAAAAGTTTATCCCGGCCACGGGCCGGAGACGAGCATCGGTCGGGAGCGGAAGATGAATCCCTTTATCCAATAA
- the dtd gene encoding D-aminoacyl-tRNA deacylase codes for MRAVVQRTDAASVTVDGRQVGAAGRGLTVFLGVGGGDGETDARYLAEKIVNLRIFPDDQGKMNLSLRDVGGELLVISQFTLYGDCRKGRRPGFDAAAPPAVAQELYERFIAVCREAGIKTASGQFQADMVVKLENHGPVTMLLDSSRLF; via the coding sequence GTGAGGGCGGTCGTGCAGCGCACCGACGCTGCGTCGGTGACGGTCGACGGCCGTCAGGTAGGAGCCGCGGGCCGCGGCCTCACAGTATTTCTCGGCGTCGGCGGCGGCGACGGTGAAACGGACGCCCGCTACCTGGCGGAAAAAATTGTAAATTTGCGCATTTTTCCCGACGATCAGGGTAAAATGAATCTATCTCTCCGCGATGTGGGCGGTGAACTGCTGGTCATTTCGCAGTTCACTCTTTACGGCGACTGCCGCAAAGGACGGCGGCCTGGGTTCGACGCCGCCGCGCCGCCGGCCGTCGCCCAGGAGCTGTATGAAAGATTCATCGCCGTCTGCCGGGAGGCCGGCATCAAAACCGCGAGCGGCCAGTTCCAGGCCGACATGGTCGTTAAACTTGAAAACCATGGGCCGGTTACTATGCTGTTAGACAGCAGCCGTCTGTTTTAA
- a CDS encoding Fur family transcriptional regulator, translating into MSITMAELRQKFRDRQYKLTSQRQTILQAFLDHPDRHLSAEDVYTIVRKQSPEIGLATVYRTLELFNELDIVQRLDFGDGRQRYEINETSTPHHHHHLICLSCGKVKEFGDDLLETLESAIAKRSKFAIVDHQLKFYGYCQECQKRREG; encoded by the coding sequence ATGAGCATAACCATGGCCGAGCTCAGGCAGAAGTTCCGCGACCGCCAGTACAAACTGACATCGCAGCGCCAGACCATCCTTCAGGCTTTTCTGGACCATCCCGACCGTCACCTATCGGCCGAGGACGTTTATACCATCGTCCGCAAGCAGTCGCCGGAAATCGGCCTGGCGACCGTTTACCGCACCCTGGAACTGTTCAACGAGCTCGATATAGTCCAGCGGCTCGATTTCGGCGATGGCCGGCAGCGCTATGAGATTAACGAGACGAGCACCCCCCATCACCACCATCATCTTATTTGCCTCAGCTGCGGCAAGGTGAAGGAATTCGGCGACGACTTGCTGGAGACGCTGGAATCGGCGATCGCCAAACGAAGCAAATTTGCCATCGTCGACCATCAGCTGAAATTCTACGGCTATTGTCAGGAGTGCCAAAAGAGACGTGAAGGTTAA
- a CDS encoding GntG family PLP-dependent aldolase — protein sequence MRTVDLRSDTVTMPTEEMRQAMFRAEVGDDVYREDPTVMALEELGAAMMGKEAGLFLTSGTMGNQVAAMAHTKKSDEIICEMESHIYYYEVAGLACLAGAQVRPVIGDRGVMTAAAIRGAIRPIDIHAPETALICVENTHNRAGGTCYPLGELAAIRRLADEFHIPVHMDGARIFNAAVAQGVAVAEIAQHADTVQFCLSKGLAAPVGSLLVGTRPYIEKARRFRKMLGGGMRQAGIVAAAGIVALKTMVDRLAEDHTNARLLGEAIAASGYVIDMSTVQTNIVIFSTDGLKTDAPAFVAMLKDRGIKANAFGERRVRMVTHFGVDRADIDYTVDVLAKLKQECS from the coding sequence GTGCGAACAGTCGATTTGCGCAGCGATACCGTGACGATGCCGACCGAGGAGATGAGACAGGCCATGTTCCGGGCCGAGGTGGGCGACGACGTATATCGCGAGGACCCTACCGTAATGGCTTTGGAGGAACTGGGAGCGGCGATGATGGGCAAGGAAGCCGGGCTTTTCCTCACCAGCGGGACGATGGGCAATCAGGTGGCGGCGATGGCCCACACCAAGAAGAGCGACGAGATAATCTGCGAGATGGAATCGCATATTTATTATTACGAGGTCGCCGGTTTGGCCTGCCTCGCCGGCGCCCAGGTTCGTCCGGTCATAGGCGACCGCGGCGTAATGACCGCCGCAGCCATCCGCGGAGCCATCCGCCCCATCGACATACACGCCCCCGAAACCGCCCTTATCTGCGTAGAAAATACCCATAACCGGGCCGGCGGCACCTGTTACCCCCTGGGCGAACTCGCCGCCATCCGCAGGCTGGCCGACGAGTTCCATATCCCGGTACATATGGACGGGGCCCGCATCTTTAACGCGGCGGTCGCGCAGGGCGTAGCCGTCGCGGAGATCGCTCAACATGCCGATACCGTGCAATTCTGTCTTTCCAAGGGACTGGCCGCGCCGGTGGGGTCGCTGCTGGTCGGTACACGCCCCTACATCGAAAAGGCCCGCCGCTTCCGCAAGATGCTCGGCGGCGGCATGCGTCAGGCCGGTATCGTCGCCGCGGCCGGCATCGTCGCCCTGAAAACGATGGTCGACCGTCTTGCGGAGGATCATACCAACGCCCGGTTGCTTGGCGAGGCGATCGCCGCCAGCGGCTATGTGATCGATATGAGCACGGTGCAGACCAATATCGTTATTTTTTCGACGGACGGCCTCAAGACCGATGCTCCCGCGTTTGTCGCCATGCTCAAGGACCGTGGCATAAAGGCCAACGCCTTTGGCGAACGGCGGGTGCGGATGGTTACCCATTTCGGCGTCGACCGCGCCGATATCGATTACACCGTCGATGTTCTGGCCAAGCTGAAGCAAGAATGTAGCTGA
- the aspS gene encoding aspartate--tRNA ligase: MDSLLGLKRTHSCGELTKQHAGQEVVLCGWMARRRDHGGLIFVDLRDRSGMVQLVFSPDTEPAAFRKAETVRTEYVLAVRGTVRMRDADTVNANMATGEIEIAGAELRILNAAKTPPFYIQDDVDVDEVLKLKYRYLDLRRPEMQRNLILRHRVAKLMRDFLDRQGFIEVETPMLTKSTPEGARDYLVPSRVNPGKFYALPQSPQIFKQILMVSGFERYFQIARCFRDEDLRADRQPEFTQLDIEMSFVDREEVLTTMENMVAYLFREAIGADVPTPFPRLGYDEAMDKYGSDKPDLRFGMEMIDLTDAVRGSDFKVFENVLAAGGKVKAINVKGYAAIARRELDGLVEYVGQYGGKGLAWMCYTGEGIKSQITKFFSETTIAKVTAAAGAEEGDLLLIMADAPAVLNPALGQLRLEMARRQNLIDANKLAFAWVIDFPMFEYDPEEKRWVAMHHPFTSPRDEDVDYLASDPGRIRAKAYDMVLNGTELGGGSIRIYQRDLQEKVFKAIGLSDEEATEQFGFLLEAFEYGTPPHGGIAFGLDRMVMLMAGRPSIRDVIAFPKTQSATDLMSQAPSAVSPRQLKDLAIKLDTVIKK; the protein is encoded by the coding sequence ATGGACTCGCTTCTTGGATTGAAACGCACCCATAGCTGTGGTGAACTGACAAAGCAACACGCCGGCCAGGAGGTCGTGCTATGCGGCTGGATGGCCCGCCGCCGCGACCACGGCGGCCTGATTTTCGTCGACCTCAGGGATCGCTCGGGCATGGTGCAACTGGTTTTTTCGCCCGACACCGAGCCTGCCGCTTTCCGCAAGGCTGAGACCGTGCGCACCGAGTACGTGCTGGCCGTTCGCGGCACCGTTCGCATGCGCGATGCCGACACCGTTAACGCCAACATGGCCACCGGCGAAATCGAAATAGCAGGCGCCGAACTGCGTATCCTCAACGCCGCCAAGACGCCGCCGTTCTATATTCAGGACGATGTCGACGTGGACGAGGTCCTTAAGCTAAAATACCGTTACCTCGACCTGCGCCGGCCGGAGATGCAGCGCAATCTCATCCTCCGCCACCGCGTCGCCAAGCTGATGCGCGACTTCCTCGATCGGCAGGGCTTTATCGAGGTCGAGACGCCGATGCTGACTAAAAGCACCCCGGAGGGCGCGCGGGATTACCTGGTGCCCAGCCGGGTCAACCCCGGCAAGTTCTACGCCCTGCCTCAGTCGCCGCAGATATTCAAGCAAATCTTGATGGTGTCTGGCTTCGAACGTTATTTTCAGATCGCCCGCTGCTTCCGCGACGAGGATCTGCGCGCCGACCGTCAGCCGGAGTTTACGCAGCTCGACATCGAGATGTCCTTCGTCGATCGCGAGGAAGTGCTGACCACGATGGAGAACATGGTCGCCTATCTTTTCAGGGAAGCCATCGGGGCCGACGTGCCGACCCCTTTCCCGCGGCTCGGCTACGACGAAGCGATGGACAAGTACGGTTCGGACAAGCCTGATCTGAGATTCGGCATGGAAATGATCGACCTCACCGACGCGGTGCGCGGTTCTGATTTCAAGGTGTTCGAGAACGTCCTCGCCGCCGGCGGCAAGGTTAAAGCTATCAACGTGAAGGGCTACGCCGCCATTGCGCGCCGCGAGCTTGACGGCCTGGTCGAATACGTCGGCCAGTACGGCGGCAAAGGGCTGGCCTGGATGTGTTATACGGGCGAGGGCATAAAGTCGCAGATCACCAAATTCTTCAGCGAAACGACGATCGCCAAGGTCACGGCCGCAGCCGGCGCCGAGGAGGGCGACCTGCTGCTCATCATGGCCGATGCGCCCGCGGTTCTCAATCCCGCGCTCGGTCAGCTCCGGCTTGAGATGGCTCGCCGGCAAAATCTCATCGACGCCAACAAACTGGCCTTCGCCTGGGTCATCGATTTCCCGATGTTTGAATACGACCCGGAAGAAAAGCGGTGGGTGGCCATGCACCACCCGTTTACCTCGCCCCGCGACGAGGATGTCGATTATCTCGCCAGCGATCCCGGCCGCATCAGGGCCAAGGCTTACGATATGGTCCTCAACGGCACCGAGCTGGGCGGCGGCAGCATCCGTATCTACCAGCGCGATCTGCAGGAAAAGGTCTTCAAGGCTATCGGCCTTTCGGACGAGGAAGCGACGGAGCAGTTCGGCTTTTTATTGGAAGCGTTCGAATACGGCACGCCTCCCCACGGCGGCATCGCCTTCGGCCTCGACCGGATGGTGATGCTGATGGCGGGACGGCCTTCGATCCGCGACGTCATCGCTTTTCCCAAGACACAAAGCGCGACCGACCTCATGTCCCAGGCGCCTTCGGCGGTTTCGCCCCGGCAGCTCAAGGACCTCGCCATCAAGCTGGACACGGTGATAAAGAAATAA